The bacterium nucleotide sequence TAGTTGTTCTTGGCCAAGGCTCCGAGCGCGTAAGCAAACGGCACTGCCAACAAGGAGAATCCGATGAACACAATCGGCGGATGGATAACCATCCAGTAATTTTGCAGGAGCGGATTCAGTCCTTGTCCGTCCGGCGGTATGCCACCGGGGAATTGCGCCAGAAATTGTGCCGGAATCAAGGTAAATGGCGAGCGTGCCACAAGCAGTGTCAGGAAGAAGGTGATAACCAGCATGTAGAAGAACATTACCGCCGAGTGGTTTTCCGTTTCGCGACGAATCAGGAAGACACCGATGATGGTGATGAGGAATAGCCACAAGGTGAATGAACCGACTTGGCCGGCCCAGAACGTCGAAATCAGGAATCCCAGACCAAGATCGCGCGATGAGTAATCGTGAACGTATTCGAGGGCGAAGTTGTGATTGAGAATCTGCATCAGGAAATAAGCGCACATCAGCACGATTGCTGCAGAGCAGATATAGTACGACTTGCGCGCCAAGGTTACCATGGATTCACGGTTGAATAGGGTCATGCCGTATCCAACCAGCGACACCAGGCAAGTGGCGCAGGCAATTGCAAGAAGAGTATTTCCAATTGGCATCTTAACTCTCTTCTCCTTGATACTTTGACGGGCATTTGATGAGAAGCTGTTCGGCATCAAATTGAGAGCCGTTGTACTTGCCGACGCAGACTGCGTGAGTCGCCTGGCTGAAATTGCCCGGCATTGTTCCAGCGTAGCGAACCGTCATTGTGACGCCGCCTTCGTCGGTAATCGGAAATTCAAGCACTTGCTTGTCGACATCGTACACCACGTGTTCGTGGTCGACCGCGCCCATCACCTGAACGCGTGAGGCGCGCTTTTGCGCTTCGCCGAAGTCAACGTACGATGTCATTGACTTTGTGAAGGAACTAAATCCCCACGCTGCCACTGACACGACGATGACCGTCGCCAGGATCAGTTTCACTTTCATTTCATCTTCTCCATATCTTTAACTTTCTTATCCAGCCTAAAAAGGAACAGGAATATGCCTGCCCAGATTATCAAGTTCGCGAACAGTACCGTGTAATTCGAGGTTTCCATTTATCACTTACTCCGAACGGGAAATTTTAATCTTATGAAGTCTGACACCTAATCCATACAACCAGAAGAACAGCACCGTAAATGCGGCGAGGGAAGTGAAGAAAATCCAGCCGACTCCGCCGGACATTTGGAATTTCATATTGGCATCGACGACCGAATCAGAAGGGTGCAATGATGCCATCATCCGCGGCATGATGAAAATAAAGAACGGCACCGTCGGAAATGCGAAGATCGAATAAACTGCAGCCATGGTGCCGCGTCGTTCCGGACTCGATGTCGCACCACGCAACGCAAGGTAGGCGCCGTAGATCA carries:
- a CDS encoding CcmD family protein, which produces METSNYTVLFANLIIWAGIFLFLFRLDKKVKDMEKMK
- a CDS encoding cytochrome c maturation protein CcmE gives rise to the protein MKVKLILATVIVVSVAAWGFSSFTKSMTSYVDFGEAQKRASRVQVMGAVDHEHVVYDVDKQVLEFPITDEGGVTMTVRYAGTMPGNFSQATHAVCVGKYNGSQFDAEQLLIKCPSKYQGEES